A region from the Muribaculum gordoncarteri genome encodes:
- the purN gene encoding phosphoribosylglycinamide formyltransferase: MTQSTIYNIAIFASGNGSNAENIIRHFSDGHAPVKVSLIVCNRPQAKVIQRGENHDIPVAMMTRAEINDRDTMLNTLRQYGISHIILAGFMMMLPDFLIQAYPDRIINVHPSLLPKYGGKGMYGRHVHEAVYAAREPETGITIHYVNEEYDKGEIIFQATVKLTADDTPESIEDKIHSLEKTHFPQVIESVVAGIK, from the coding sequence ATGACGCAATCCACCATATACAACATCGCCATATTTGCATCAGGCAATGGTTCAAATGCCGAAAATATAATACGGCATTTCAGTGACGGTCACGCACCTGTCAAAGTGAGCCTGATAGTATGCAACCGCCCTCAGGCAAAGGTGATACAGCGGGGAGAAAATCACGACATCCCCGTGGCCATGATGACAAGAGCTGAAATAAACGATCGCGACACAATGCTCAATACACTGCGCCAATATGGAATAAGCCACATAATCCTTGCCGGATTCATGATGATGCTTCCTGATTTCCTTATACAAGCCTACCCCGACAGGATAATAAACGTGCATCCATCGCTACTGCCCAAATATGGCGGCAAGGGAATGTATGGCCGTCACGTTCACGAAGCGGTGTATGCTGCACGAGAACCGGAAACCGGCATAACAATACACTATGTCAACGAGGAGTATGATAAGGGAGAAATAATATTCCAAGCCACCGTCAAGCTGACAGCCGACGACACTCCCGAATCGATAGAAGACAAAATACATTCACTTGAGAAAACTCACTTTCCCCAAGTAATCGAATCGGTTGTAGCCGGCATTAAATGA
- a CDS encoding enoyl-ACP reductase FabI, with amino-acid sequence MSYNLLKGKRGIIFGALNDMSIAWKVAEKAVEEGAVITLSNTPVAVRMGDVSKLGEKLNAEVIPADATNIEDLEMVFTKSMEILGGKIDFVLHSIGMSPNVRKKRLYDDLDYDLLNKTLDISAVSFHKMIQVAKKLDAISDYGSILALSYIAAQRTMFGYNDMADAKALLESIARSFGYIYGREKHVRINTISQSPTVTTAGSGVKGMESLMDFANRMSPLGNANADECADYCIVMFSDLTRKVTMQNLYHDGGFSSMGMSLRAMDQYEKSFDLYRNPDGTIQYG; translated from the coding sequence ATGAGTTATAACTTATTGAAAGGTAAGCGCGGTATTATATTCGGAGCGCTTAACGACATGAGTATCGCCTGGAAAGTCGCCGAGAAGGCTGTTGAAGAAGGCGCTGTCATCACTCTGTCAAACACCCCCGTTGCTGTAAGAATGGGTGACGTGAGCAAACTCGGCGAGAAACTAAACGCTGAAGTAATTCCTGCCGACGCCACCAACATCGAAGACCTCGAAATGGTATTTACCAAGTCGATGGAGATTCTGGGAGGTAAAATAGACTTCGTACTTCACTCAATAGGCATGTCGCCCAATGTGCGCAAAAAACGCCTGTATGACGACCTTGATTACGATTTGCTGAACAAGACACTCGACATTTCGGCAGTGTCGTTCCACAAGATGATTCAGGTTGCTAAGAAGCTCGATGCAATAAGCGATTACGGAAGCATACTCGCACTGTCGTACATCGCAGCACAACGCACTATGTTCGGCTACAACGACATGGCCGATGCAAAGGCTCTTCTCGAATCAATAGCCCGCAGCTTCGGCTACATATACGGTCGAGAGAAGCACGTGCGCATCAATACTATATCGCAGTCACCCACTGTCACCACAGCCGGAAGCGGCGTAAAAGGCATGGAATCGCTTATGGACTTCGCCAACCGCATGTCGCCACTCGGCAATGCAAACGCCGATGAGTGCGCCGACTATTGCATTGTAATGTTCAGCGACCTGACCCGCAAGGTAACGATGCAGAATCTCTATCATGACGGCGGATTCTCAAGCATGGGTATGAGCCTTCGCGCCATGGACCAGTATGAGAAGAGCTTCGACCTGTATCGCAATCCCGACGGAACAATACAATACGGTTAA